A single window of Methanoregula sp. DNA harbors:
- a CDS encoding alpha/beta fold hydrolase translates to MTPAPSVPAPQALKPAPQAACSCPPLVFSDPEFAFELERTLAAAYAGEADTGECLATASRIKEGDFESWYAEWKKTADHFRADGDKSLAAGHNVTAREAYYRTATYYRTAEFFLHGNPSDPRIVETWEKSRDAFRDAISLDTVPYEIVTIPYGNTTLPGYFYKADDSGKARPLLIVQTGFDGCQEELHPYAMEGIKRGYNVLTFEGPGQGGVIRVQHLPFRADWENVIVPVVDYAVSRPDVDRDRIALWGISLGGYLAPRGAAYEPRITALIADGGTYDVGQNLLAGMKRGGGPFANMTEKELQEWLKSDPKEFNDGIREAMEKSTFTRWLNEQGMFAFNKSSPALLWADYMDFSLVGRAENIRCPTLVTAGTKDQFDPGEVQARALYDHLTCDKELMVYSDEFGAGSHCQLGAFAQSFAGKFDWLDGKMGMRD, encoded by the coding sequence ATGACTCCTGCCCCCTCCGTGCCGGCACCACAGGCGCTCAAGCCAGCCCCGCAGGCTGCATGCTCCTGTCCTCCCCTGGTCTTCTCTGATCCCGAGTTCGCGTTTGAACTGGAGCGGACGCTGGCAGCTGCGTATGCGGGCGAGGCCGATACCGGGGAGTGCCTCGCCACCGCGTCCCGGATAAAAGAGGGCGACTTTGAGAGCTGGTATGCTGAATGGAAGAAGACTGCCGACCATTTCCGGGCAGACGGCGATAAGAGCCTTGCAGCAGGACACAATGTCACGGCACGCGAAGCATACTACCGGACCGCAACCTATTACCGCACCGCCGAGTTCTTCCTGCACGGGAACCCGTCCGATCCCCGCATTGTGGAAACGTGGGAGAAGAGCCGGGACGCGTTCCGCGATGCGATTTCACTCGACACCGTCCCGTACGAGATCGTCACCATCCCTTACGGGAACACCACGTTGCCGGGTTATTTCTACAAGGCTGACGACTCCGGAAAAGCCCGGCCGCTCCTGATCGTGCAGACCGGATTTGACGGCTGCCAGGAAGAACTCCACCCGTACGCGATGGAAGGCATCAAACGCGGGTATAATGTCCTGACATTCGAGGGGCCGGGGCAGGGCGGGGTGATCCGGGTGCAGCACCTCCCGTTCCGGGCAGACTGGGAGAACGTGATTGTGCCGGTTGTCGATTATGCCGTGAGCCGGCCGGACGTTGACCGTGACCGGATCGCGCTCTGGGGGATCTCGCTTGGAGGCTACCTCGCCCCGCGGGGCGCTGCTTACGAGCCCCGGATCACAGCGCTGATAGCGGATGGCGGGACATATGATGTCGGGCAAAACCTTCTTGCCGGCATGAAAAGAGGTGGCGGGCCGTTCGCGAACATGACGGAAAAGGAACTGCAGGAATGGCTGAAGTCAGATCCAAAAGAGTTCAACGACGGGATCCGGGAGGCAATGGAGAAGAGCACCTTTACCCGCTGGCTCAACGAGCAGGGGATGTTCGCGTTCAACAAGAGCTCGCCCGCGCTCTTATGGGCGGATTACATGGACTTCTCGCTTGTGGGGCGGGCGGAAAACATCCGGTGCCCCACGCTCGTAACTGCCGGAACAAAAGACCAGTTCGACCCGGGCGAGGTGCAGGCAAGGGCGCTCTACGACCATCTCACATGCGATAAGGAACTGATGGTCTACTCAGATGAGTTCGGTGCCGGCTCCCACTGCCAGCTCGGTGCGTTCGCCCAGTCATTTGCCGGAAAGTTCGACTGGCTTGATGGGAAGATGGGGATGAGGGATTGA
- a CDS encoding DUF2148 domain-containing protein translates to MTAEADAVKTVAGLMVLAARTAPKAVGQDSVVCRVVTGKEQEKLAARIEAMGKALGMGFFFVNAGQVRKSDATLLIGVEGTKALGLNCGGCGFSTCVNMIKAGEGAAKRKKSVYSGPNCVFKVSDLGIAVGSAVKTASIHNVDNRIMFTAGVAALELGMLKGCSVAYGIPLKAAGKNPYFDVVIKH, encoded by the coding sequence ATGACTGCGGAAGCGGATGCAGTAAAAACCGTCGCCGGGCTCATGGTGCTTGCGGCACGGACAGCACCGAAAGCGGTTGGGCAGGACTCGGTCGTCTGCCGGGTCGTGACAGGAAAAGAGCAGGAGAAACTGGCCGCACGGATCGAAGCGATGGGAAAGGCGCTTGGCATGGGCTTCTTCTTTGTAAACGCCGGTCAGGTGAGAAAGAGCGATGCTACGCTGCTTATCGGTGTCGAAGGCACAAAAGCGCTCGGTCTCAACTGCGGCGGGTGCGGGTTTTCCACGTGCGTCAACATGATCAAAGCGGGAGAGGGGGCGGCAAAGAGGAAGAAGTCCGTGTACAGCGGCCCCAACTGTGTCTTCAAGGTCTCGGATCTTGGCATCGCGGTCGGGTCTGCGGTCAAGACGGCATCGATCCACAACGTGGACAACCGGATCATGTTCACCGCGGGGGTCGCCGCCCTTGAGCTGGGCATGCTGAAAGGGTGCAGTGTCGCGTACGGCATCCCGTTGAAAGCTGCCGGCAAGAACCCCTACTTCGATGTGGTGATTAAGCACTGA
- a CDS encoding DHH family phosphoesterase — protein sequence MPDAAPFVAPGQVKYLIFGCGTTGYNIILELVKENEHVVVVDKDEQRVRNLRDQKYDAYQRDINAPDMLTGLPEPEIAFVMTSDAEANLAAVTAIRKRYPAAHVIARSIDPVSGQKLTAAGAEFVLYPQEVVAKAAIHQIKKQHVSRISQRLFTLLAGWEGTLGIITHQNPDPDAIASAMALAAIAKHANPRSLTTRIFYEGNIGHQENRTFVNLLDIKMEHLTLEALAKCNYLALVDTPAPGANNDVPQSTKIHIIIDHHKDGKRPAGSGTFIDIRPGLGATASILTQYLQELDIPVDKRVATALMYGIRADTKDFKRNTTPQDLNYAGFLLPLTDADLLDKIMSPSLSQETIDVLGKAIQNRQVISGYLFSNVGYVMNRDALPQAADLLITLEGVNTALVYGITDTAIVVSARNRDIRLHVGNALAEAFGDIGDAGGHPNMAAATLPLHYFGRVEQKAELLNITIDPILQKFKTLVGLENEGK from the coding sequence ATGCCTGACGCAGCGCCATTTGTGGCCCCGGGACAGGTCAAGTACCTCATATTCGGCTGCGGTACGACCGGCTACAATATCATCCTCGAACTGGTAAAAGAGAACGAGCACGTGGTCGTCGTGGACAAAGACGAGCAGCGGGTCCGCAACCTCCGCGACCAGAAGTACGACGCGTACCAGCGGGACATCAACGCGCCCGATATGCTCACCGGGCTGCCCGAACCCGAGATTGCATTTGTGATGACAAGCGATGCGGAGGCAAACCTTGCCGCGGTCACGGCGATCCGGAAGCGGTACCCGGCGGCACACGTGATCGCACGTTCTATCGATCCCGTGAGCGGCCAAAAGCTCACCGCTGCCGGCGCAGAGTTCGTGCTCTACCCGCAGGAAGTGGTCGCAAAAGCAGCGATCCACCAGATCAAGAAACAGCACGTGAGCCGGATCTCACAGAGGCTCTTTACACTCCTTGCCGGCTGGGAAGGCACGCTGGGCATTATCACCCACCAGAACCCCGATCCTGACGCAATCGCAAGCGCGATGGCGCTTGCCGCGATCGCAAAACACGCAAACCCCAGGTCCCTTACGACCCGGATCTTCTACGAGGGAAATATCGGGCACCAGGAGAACCGGACGTTCGTCAACCTGCTCGACATCAAGATGGAGCACCTCACTTTGGAGGCGCTTGCCAAGTGCAACTACCTCGCGCTCGTTGACACCCCGGCACCGGGGGCCAACAATGACGTCCCGCAGAGCACAAAAATCCATATTATCATCGACCATCACAAGGACGGAAAGCGCCCGGCAGGTTCAGGCACGTTCATCGATATCCGGCCGGGCCTCGGGGCGACGGCCAGCATCCTCACCCAGTACCTGCAGGAGCTTGACATCCCGGTCGACAAGCGCGTGGCTACCGCGCTCATGTACGGCATCCGGGCCGACACAAAGGACTTCAAGCGCAACACTACCCCGCAGGACTTGAACTATGCAGGCTTTCTGCTCCCGCTCACCGATGCAGACCTTCTGGACAAGATCATGTCGCCCTCGCTCTCGCAGGAGACAATTGACGTGCTTGGCAAGGCGATCCAGAACAGGCAGGTGATCAGCGGGTACCTCTTCTCCAATGTTGGCTACGTCATGAACCGGGACGCGCTCCCGCAGGCAGCAGACCTCCTGATCACGCTCGAGGGCGTGAACACGGCGCTCGTGTACGGCATCACCGATACCGCGATCGTCGTCTCCGCCCGCAACCGTGACATCCGGCTCCATGTCGGGAACGCGCTAGCCGAGGCGTTCGGCGACATCGGAGACGCGGGCGGGCACCCGAACATGGCAGCAGCCACACTCCCGCTCCACTACTTTGGCAGGGTGGAGCAGAAAGCCGAGCTCCTCAATATTACCATCGACCCAATCCTCCAGAAGTTCAAGACCCTCGTCGGGCTCGAGAACGAGGGAAAGTAG
- a CDS encoding PRC-barrel domain-containing protein produces MQTQITELFGLLIYTDKGMFVGEVEDVLLDVDQKKIDAIVVGKVNDQLVDLKNFKGLKIPYRIISAIDDIVLIRHLPGAFTTAAPLE; encoded by the coding sequence ATGCAGACCCAGATTACAGAACTTTTCGGGCTTCTGATCTACACTGACAAAGGGATGTTTGTCGGGGAGGTCGAAGATGTCCTTCTCGATGTGGACCAGAAAAAGATTGATGCGATTGTCGTCGGCAAGGTCAACGACCAGCTGGTCGACTTAAAGAACTTCAAAGGCCTGAAGATCCCGTACCGCATCATCTCCGCAATCGACGATATCGTGCTCATCCGCCACCTGCCCGGTGCATTCACCACAGCGGCGCCGCTGGAGTGA
- a CDS encoding PIN domain-containing protein, with protein sequence MMILADSSFFIALADRKDQWHAGAKKLMPAIAGETLVISDMILAEAVTIIGRRSGGKAGELLYHYFIDNCEIVFADEQILKRGMAVFLRYDGTLSVSDAVYVAIMEMKKINRIVSFDSDFDKVDGIVRIS encoded by the coding sequence ATGATGATCCTTGCCGACTCATCGTTCTTCATTGCTCTTGCCGACCGGAAGGATCAATGGCATGCAGGGGCAAAGAAACTCATGCCTGCCATTGCCGGCGAGACTCTCGTCATCTCGGACATGATCCTTGCAGAAGCGGTAACGATCATCGGCCGGCGCAGCGGGGGAAAAGCCGGGGAGCTCCTGTATCATTATTTTATCGACAATTGTGAGATCGTGTTCGCTGATGAGCAAATCCTGAAAAGGGGCATGGCGGTGTTCCTGCGCTATGACGGGACCCTGTCGGTCTCTGACGCGGTATACGTCGCCATCATGGAGATGAAAAAGATCAACCGGATCGTTTCGTTTGATTCGGATTTTGATAAAGTCGATGGGATCGTACGGATCAGCTAA
- a CDS encoding rubrerythrin family protein has protein sequence MEFKGSKTEKNVLAAFAGESQARNRYSFFASAAKKEGYEQVGAIFAQTAEEEREHAKLFFKLLKGGEVEISAAYPAGMIGTTKENLKAAAAGERMEWGTLYPSFAKTADEEGFKEIANQFRQVAKVEEHHEKRYATLLANMQKGEVFKKDVPSKWYCRNCGYVHDGKSAPAKCPVCDHPQAYFELLAQNY, from the coding sequence ATGGAATTCAAAGGAAGTAAAACTGAAAAGAACGTGCTCGCTGCATTCGCCGGCGAGTCGCAGGCCCGGAACCGGTACAGTTTCTTTGCAAGCGCTGCAAAGAAGGAAGGCTACGAGCAGGTCGGTGCGATCTTTGCCCAGACCGCAGAGGAGGAACGGGAGCACGCTAAACTCTTCTTCAAGCTGCTCAAAGGAGGGGAGGTTGAGATCTCTGCGGCATACCCCGCGGGCATGATCGGGACGACAAAGGAAAACTTAAAAGCGGCTGCCGCGGGCGAGAGAATGGAGTGGGGCACCCTCTACCCGTCATTTGCAAAGACCGCGGACGAAGAGGGCTTCAAAGAGATCGCCAACCAGTTCAGGCAGGTTGCAAAGGTCGAAGAGCACCACGAGAAGCGGTACGCAACGCTGCTTGCCAACATGCAGAAGGGCGAGGTTTTCAAGAAAGATGTCCCATCGAAATGGTACTGCCGGAACTGCGGGTACGTCCATGACGGGAAATCCGCGCCGGCAAAATGCCCGGTCTGCGACCACCCGCAGGCGTATTTTGAGCTGCTGGCACAGAACTACTGA
- a CDS encoding CBS domain-containing protein, with translation MDGSFRIGRIFGIPIQVHFTFFLIIPVFAWIIGTDITYAIEFVTTTFELSSPVSFDTSLITAGLMPYILGTIISLGLFAGVLVHELAHSIVARRNGIRINSITLLIFGGVASMEEGLPDPRVELPMALVGPLTSLLVGLICTGIVYATPAFVTDTAVAGLIMFVFGYLGILNIVLFVFNLLPAFPMDGGRVLRAWLAKRMPLHRATRIAADVGKGFAVLFAIIAIVFFNPLLLVIAFFIYIGASQETIAVKYSVLLGDVRAGSIMSSPVTSVAPTLPVTKVVEMMYATKHLGFPVTEHDVLVGMVTVADVQRRTPIDRDAMQVRDVMSRDVIAVTPDTPVTDVLRIMTAKDIGRVPVVEGDRVVGIVTRTDILKVVELKEI, from the coding sequence ATGGACGGTTCGTTTCGGATCGGGCGGATTTTCGGGATCCCGATACAGGTACATTTCACATTTTTCCTGATCATACCGGTCTTTGCATGGATCATCGGGACCGACATCACCTATGCCATCGAGTTTGTCACGACAACATTTGAACTGTCGTCTCCCGTCTCCTTTGATACGTCCCTGATCACTGCCGGCCTTATGCCCTACATCCTTGGGACGATCATCTCGCTGGGGCTCTTTGCCGGGGTGCTTGTCCACGAGCTTGCCCATTCCATCGTCGCGCGGCGCAACGGGATCCGGATCAACAGCATCACGCTGCTGATATTTGGCGGGGTTGCGTCGATGGAGGAGGGGTTGCCCGACCCGCGTGTGGAGCTGCCGATGGCGCTTGTCGGCCCCCTCACAAGCCTGCTTGTCGGGCTTATCTGCACCGGCATTGTGTATGCGACCCCCGCGTTTGTAACAGACACGGCAGTCGCCGGCCTGATCATGTTTGTCTTTGGCTACCTCGGAATACTCAACATTGTCCTCTTTGTCTTCAACCTCCTGCCGGCATTTCCCATGGACGGCGGCAGGGTGCTGCGGGCATGGCTTGCAAAACGGATGCCGCTTCATCGCGCCACCCGGATCGCTGCAGATGTGGGCAAAGGTTTTGCGGTCCTGTTTGCCATCATCGCGATCGTCTTTTTCAACCCACTCCTGCTTGTCATCGCGTTCTTCATCTATATCGGGGCGAGCCAGGAGACCATTGCGGTAAAATACAGCGTCCTTTTAGGAGACGTGCGGGCAGGGAGCATCATGAGCAGCCCGGTGACATCCGTCGCGCCCACCCTGCCGGTCACCAAAGTGGTCGAGATGATGTACGCGACCAAGCACCTCGGCTTCCCCGTCACCGAACACGATGTCCTCGTGGGCATGGTGACAGTAGCTGACGTGCAGAGGAGGACCCCCATCGACCGGGACGCGATGCAGGTGCGCGACGTGATGAGCCGGGACGTAATCGCGGTGACTCCCGATACTCCGGTGACCGATGTGCTCCGGATCATGACCGCAAAGGATATCGGGCGTGTGCCCGTGGTCGAGGGCGACAGGGTGGTTGGCATTGTTACCCGGACAGACATCCTCAAAGTCGTCGAGTTAAAAGAGATCTGA
- a CDS encoding radical SAM protein, with product MSAEAFILDGYVDEPACLGVPPYISPYIRTVAGVLITHHYSVRYLTIDQLRNDPARINQLNATECLVMIAGVTVPGKYLGGAPATLTEIRQIGSAIRAGKKLIGGPIGFGYSPEGGQKAVKQAIGGFDSMLAGSVAEALDEYLSGNEPHGVLDYSRSDPWSIAGSGIVTQHPNYPHVMCELETARGCSHGAYGGCSFCTEPFYGSPKYRGIPGIEGEVKALYASGARHFRVGRQPDILAYGAGSGEYPAPEPEKIEALFHSIRTAAPGLKTLHIDNTNPATIARHEEAAREALNAIVRHHTAGDVAAFGMETADPAVIAANNLKAQPDEVFRAIEIVNEAGGMRKDGIPELLPGLNFVCGLAGETEKTYELNEQFLARVLDAGLLVRRVNIRQLMPFEGTRAYENNTLGKYGRRFIAFKEKARQRFDIPMVRKVFPAGTVIRDVIVEVSGDLSFARPMGSYPILVGLPLRLAPLTILDAVVVGHGMRSITALPVPVAVNTLPPSALKWVPGLGKKQVVSVLAHRPFRTMEEFWAIAGKTPLDRLITL from the coding sequence ATGAGTGCTGAAGCGTTCATCCTTGACGGGTACGTGGACGAGCCTGCCTGCCTTGGCGTGCCGCCATATATCTCACCATATATCCGCACTGTTGCCGGGGTGCTTATTACACATCACTATTCTGTCCGGTATCTCACCATCGACCAGCTCCGGAACGATCCCGCACGGATCAACCAGCTCAATGCAACGGAATGTCTTGTCATGATTGCCGGTGTTACGGTACCGGGCAAGTACCTCGGGGGAGCACCTGCAACGCTGACCGAGATACGGCAGATCGGCTCTGCGATACGGGCGGGAAAAAAACTGATCGGGGGGCCGATCGGGTTCGGGTACTCGCCGGAAGGGGGGCAGAAGGCGGTAAAGCAGGCAATTGGCGGGTTTGACAGCATGCTCGCCGGATCCGTTGCCGAGGCCCTTGATGAATACCTGTCCGGCAATGAACCGCACGGCGTCCTTGACTACTCCCGGTCGGATCCATGGAGTATTGCCGGAAGCGGGATCGTCACGCAGCACCCGAATTACCCGCACGTCATGTGTGAGCTGGAGACCGCACGGGGCTGCTCCCACGGGGCATATGGCGGCTGTTCGTTCTGCACCGAACCCTTCTACGGCAGCCCAAAGTACCGGGGCATACCCGGGATTGAAGGTGAAGTGAAGGCACTGTACGCCAGCGGCGCCCGGCACTTCCGGGTCGGCCGGCAGCCGGACATCCTTGCATACGGGGCAGGCAGCGGGGAGTATCCTGCGCCGGAACCTGAGAAGATCGAGGCGCTGTTCCACTCGATCCGTACAGCCGCCCCGGGCCTGAAAACGCTGCATATCGATAACACCAACCCGGCAACCATCGCACGCCACGAAGAGGCGGCCCGCGAGGCACTCAACGCCATCGTCCGGCACCATACCGCAGGCGATGTTGCCGCGTTCGGCATGGAGACTGCCGACCCTGCCGTGATTGCGGCAAACAACCTCAAGGCACAGCCGGATGAAGTGTTCCGGGCAATTGAGATTGTCAACGAAGCCGGGGGGATGCGTAAGGATGGCATCCCGGAACTTTTGCCCGGGCTCAACTTTGTCTGCGGGCTTGCGGGTGAAACAGAGAAGACCTACGAGCTCAACGAACAGTTCCTCGCCCGTGTCCTTGATGCCGGGCTGCTCGTGCGGCGGGTGAACATCCGGCAGCTGATGCCGTTTGAGGGGACGCGGGCGTATGAGAACAACACGCTGGGAAAATACGGCCGCCGGTTCATCGCGTTCAAGGAGAAGGCCCGGCAGCGGTTTGACATTCCAATGGTCCGAAAGGTATTCCCGGCGGGCACGGTAATCCGGGACGTGATCGTGGAAGTCAGCGGCGACCTCTCGTTTGCCCGACCTATGGGGTCGTACCCGATCCTTGTCGGGCTCCCGCTACGGCTCGCCCCGCTGACGATACTTGATGCCGTTGTCGTCGGCCACGGGATGCGGTCGATCACGGCCCTCCCCGTCCCCGTTGCGGTCAATACGCTGCCTCCATCCGCTCTCAAATGGGTACCGGGCCTGGGGAAAAAACAGGTTGTTTCCGTCCTTGCACACCGGCCGTTCAGGACTATGGAAGAGTTTTGGGCAATCGCCGGGAAAACACCGCTCGACCGCCTGATAACCTTATAG
- a CDS encoding DUF115 domain-containing protein, with the protein MKYPEWEPRYLEILQYFSFDRAQDEEAARLLDTLLTRDNLLSLASLTDGSEVTVCGNAPRLKDELKKIRGVVFAADAAAEVLLDHGIRPDAVFTDLDGATDRFIDMNRSGTIIVVHAHGDNMPLLRHWVPRFPGPTVATTQAAPLPRVHNFGGFTDGDRAVFAADELGASEITIIGFDLDDKGVDPVKRGKLFWARKLLRLIGHEC; encoded by the coding sequence ATGAAGTATCCGGAGTGGGAACCTCGCTACCTCGAAATCCTCCAGTACTTCAGTTTCGACCGGGCACAAGACGAAGAGGCGGCCCGGCTCCTCGATACGCTTCTTACCCGCGACAACCTCCTGTCCCTTGCCTCGCTCACTGATGGCAGCGAAGTCACGGTCTGCGGAAATGCCCCGCGCCTCAAAGACGAACTAAAAAAGATCAGGGGGGTCGTCTTTGCCGCGGATGCAGCAGCCGAAGTCCTTCTCGATCATGGCATCCGTCCCGATGCAGTCTTCACCGATTTAGACGGGGCGACCGACCGTTTCATCGACATGAACCGTAGTGGGACGATCATCGTTGTCCATGCGCATGGCGACAACATGCCGCTCCTGCGCCACTGGGTGCCCCGGTTCCCCGGCCCGACTGTCGCCACCACGCAGGCCGCCCCACTCCCCCGCGTCCACAACTTCGGCGGGTTCACCGATGGCGACCGTGCGGTCTTTGCCGCCGATGAATTAGGCGCATCGGAAATCACGATCATCGGCTTTGACCTTGATGACAAAGGCGTCGACCCGGTGAAACGGGGCAAACTCTTCTGGGCGCGAAAACTGCTCAGGCTGATCGGGCATGAGTGCTGA
- a CDS encoding tRNA 5'-guanylyltransferase gives MENRELFASITTVPPVIVRLDGRAFHRLAHMLGLSKPFDARFSHAMGAVCRSLVADSGLSPEFAYTFSDEISLYLPKLPFSGRVEKIDSVAASFAASALTLALECAEPIAFDARTIPVTPEYVVEYLVNRQDEAWRNHLNGYCQQALIADGMKPRQAAARLKGMPSNELHDLMHARGVNLAKTPAWQRRGVLVYKKTAEKEGFNPLTKEKVKAIRSSVIIDDDLPLFTSPEGQAFLRKIISTG, from the coding sequence ATGGAAAACCGCGAACTCTTTGCATCGATCACCACTGTCCCGCCGGTGATCGTGCGTCTTGACGGGCGGGCATTCCACAGGCTCGCCCACATGCTTGGCCTTTCAAAACCGTTTGACGCCCGGTTTTCCCACGCGATGGGCGCCGTCTGCCGGAGCCTCGTTGCCGACAGCGGGCTCTCGCCGGAGTTTGCGTATACGTTCTCCGATGAGATCAGCCTGTACCTCCCAAAACTCCCGTTCTCTGGGCGCGTGGAGAAGATCGATTCGGTTGCCGCATCGTTTGCAGCAAGTGCGCTCACCCTCGCGCTCGAATGCGCCGAACCTATCGCGTTTGACGCCCGCACTATTCCCGTGACGCCCGAATACGTGGTCGAGTACCTGGTGAACCGGCAGGACGAGGCATGGCGGAACCACTTGAACGGCTACTGCCAGCAGGCGCTGATCGCTGATGGCATGAAACCCCGGCAGGCAGCAGCACGGCTCAAAGGGATGCCTTCTAACGAACTCCACGACCTCATGCACGCACGGGGAGTCAACCTCGCAAAGACACCGGCATGGCAGCGCCGGGGCGTGCTTGTATATAAGAAAACAGCGGAGAAGGAAGGGTTCAACCCGCTGACAAAAGAGAAAGTAAAGGCAATACGGAGCAGTGTCATCATTGACGATGACCTGCCCCTGTTCACGTCGCCAGAGGGGCAGGCATTTTTAAGAAAAATTATTTCGACGGGGTAA
- a CDS encoding AbrB/MazE/SpoVT family DNA-binding domain-containing protein, translating to MPSKTKISDGYSTVLPAEIRKMLDLAPGDILQWDIEDGIITIRPRKKVTLAGICGMIQSGGDAVREKRNAQSGE from the coding sequence ATGCCTAGTAAAACAAAAATTTCCGATGGATATTCTACCGTCCTCCCGGCTGAGATCCGGAAGATGCTGGACCTGGCGCCGGGCGATATCCTCCAGTGGGACATCGAGGACGGGATCATTACCATACGGCCCCGGAAAAAAGTGACGCTTGCGGGAATCTGCGGCATGATCCAATCGGGCGGGGACGCAGTGCGGGAGAAACGGAACGCCCAGTCCGGTGAATGA
- a CDS encoding DUF1294 domain-containing protein, producing the protein MPAGSAPEFLVFIFLVVNGVVFFLYAADKRRAATARWRISESLLLCSALIGPFGAFFAMRLFRHKTQKLRFFVVPLFCLLQILAILWFISGSS; encoded by the coding sequence ATGCCGGCTGGTAGTGCTCCCGAATTCCTTGTATTCATCTTCCTTGTTGTGAATGGTGTAGTCTTCTTCCTCTATGCTGCGGACAAGAGGAGGGCTGCAACCGCGAGGTGGAGGATTTCCGAATCCCTCCTGTTGTGCAGCGCTCTCATCGGGCCGTTCGGTGCATTCTTTGCGATGCGGCTCTTCCGGCACAAGACGCAGAAACTCCGGTTTTTCGTAGTCCCGCTCTTCTGCCTCCTCCAGATCCTTGCGATTCTCTGGTTTATTTCCGGATCTTCCTGA
- a CDS encoding cupin domain-containing protein encodes MDPRAVPGKDHPCSTTEPSPLSEPPPNVRIRSQKMFAHHAETGYTGSLPGITQKTLVWGKNTLMAEFRLKKGAVLPRHSHPHEQTGYLVRGHITLRIGDDEADIRPGDSWNIPGSIEHGATIHEDSVAIEIFSPVRKEYLP; translated from the coding sequence GTGGATCCGCGGGCAGTTCCTGGCAAGGATCATCCGTGCAGCACAACCGAACCATCACCCTTAAGCGAACCGCCCCCCAATGTCAGGATCAGGAGTCAGAAAATGTTTGCCCATCATGCTGAGACCGGCTATACCGGATCGCTGCCCGGTATCACCCAGAAGACCCTCGTCTGGGGAAAGAACACGCTTATGGCCGAGTTCCGGTTGAAGAAAGGTGCGGTGCTTCCCCGGCACTCACATCCCCACGAACAGACCGGCTACCTTGTCCGCGGGCACATCACGCTCCGGATAGGAGATGACGAGGCAGACATCCGTCCGGGCGACAGCTGGAACATTCCCGGTAGTATCGAGCATGGGGCAACGATCCATGAAGACTCGGTGGCAATCGAGATCTTTTCCCCGGTCAGGAAAGAATACCTGCCATAA